A single genomic interval of Orcinus orca chromosome 19, mOrcOrc1.1, whole genome shotgun sequence harbors:
- the NDEL1 gene encoding nuclear distribution protein nudE-like 1 isoform X2 codes for MDGEDIPDFSSLKEETAYWKELSLKYKQSFQEARDELVEFQEGSRELEAELEAQLVQAEQRNRDLQADNQRLKYEVEALKEKLEHQYAQSYKQVSVLEDDLSQTRAIKEQLHKYVRELEQANDDLERAKRATIVSLEDFEQRLNQAIERNAFLESELDEKESLLVSVQRLKDEARDLRQELAVRERQQEVTRKSAPSSPTLDCEKMDSAVQASLSLPATPVGKGTENSFPSPKAIPNGFGTSPLTPSARISALNIVGDLLRKVGALESKLAACRNFAKDQASRKSYISGNVNCGVMNSNGTKFSRSGHTSFFDKGSVILCAAVSTGDAVLLKSILYCWLQNFTLSC; via the exons ATGGATGGTGAAGATATACCAGATTTTTCAAGTTTAAAGGAGGAAACTGCTTATTGGAAGGAACTTTCCTTGAAGTATAAACAAAG CTTCCAGGAAGCTCGGGATGAGCTAGTTGAATTccaggaaggaagcagagaattAGAAGCAGAGTTGGAGGCACAGTTAGTACAGGCTGAACAAAGAAATAGAGACTTGCAAGCTGATAACCAAAGACTGAAGTATGAAGTGGAAGCATTAAAG GAGAAACTGGAGCATCAGTATGCACAGAGCTACAAGCAGGTCTCAGTATTAGAAGATGATCTAAGTCAGACCCGGGCCATTAAGGAGCAGCTACATAAGTACGTGAGGGAGCTGGAGCAGGCCAACGACGACCTGGAGCGGGCAAAGCG ggcaaCAATAGTTTCGCTGGAAGACTTTGAACAAAGGCTAAATCAAGCCATTGAACGAAATGCATTTTTAGAAAGTGAACTTGATGAAAAGGAATCTTTGTTGGTCTCTGTACAGAGGTTAAAGGATGAAGCAAGAG ATTTAAGACAAGAACTAGCTGTTCGGGAGAGACAGCAGGAAGTAACGAGAAAgtcggctcccagttctccaactcTAGACTGTGAAAAGATGGATTCTGCTGTCCAAGCATCACTTTCTTTGCCAGCTACTCCTGTTGGCAAAGGAACAGAGAACAGCTTTCCTTCACCAAAAG ctATACCAAACGGCTTTGGTACCAGTCCACTGACTCCTTCAGCTAGGATATCAGCACTAAACATCGTGGGGGACCTCTTACGGAAAGTAGGG GCTTTAGAATCCAAATTAGCAGCTTGCAGGAATTTTGCAAAGGACCAAGCATCACGAAAATCCTATATTTCAGGGAATGTTAACTGTGGGGTGATGAATAGCAACGGCACGAAGTTCTCTCGATCAGGGCACACGTCTTTCTTCGACAAAGG
- the NDEL1 gene encoding nuclear distribution protein nudE-like 1 isoform X3, with protein sequence MDGEDIPDFSSLKEETAYWKELSLKYKQSFQEARDELVEFQEGSRELEAELEAQLVQAEQRNRDLQADNQRLKYEVEALKEKLEHQYAQSYKQVSVLEDDLSQTRAIKEQLHKYVRELEQANDDLERAKRATIVSLEDFEQRLNQAIERNAFLESELDEKESLLVSVQRLKDEARDLRQELAVRERQQEVTRKSAPSSPTLDCEKMDSAVQASLSLPATPVGKGTENSFPSPKAIPNGFGTSPLTPSARISALNIVGDLLRKVGALESKLAACRNFAKDQASRKSYISGNVNCGVMNSNGTKFSRSGHTSFFDKGAVNGFDPASPPPGLGSSRPSSAPGMLPLSV encoded by the exons ATGGATGGTGAAGATATACCAGATTTTTCAAGTTTAAAGGAGGAAACTGCTTATTGGAAGGAACTTTCCTTGAAGTATAAACAAAG CTTCCAGGAAGCTCGGGATGAGCTAGTTGAATTccaggaaggaagcagagaattAGAAGCAGAGTTGGAGGCACAGTTAGTACAGGCTGAACAAAGAAATAGAGACTTGCAAGCTGATAACCAAAGACTGAAGTATGAAGTGGAAGCATTAAAG GAGAAACTGGAGCATCAGTATGCACAGAGCTACAAGCAGGTCTCAGTATTAGAAGATGATCTAAGTCAGACCCGGGCCATTAAGGAGCAGCTACATAAGTACGTGAGGGAGCTGGAGCAGGCCAACGACGACCTGGAGCGGGCAAAGCG ggcaaCAATAGTTTCGCTGGAAGACTTTGAACAAAGGCTAAATCAAGCCATTGAACGAAATGCATTTTTAGAAAGTGAACTTGATGAAAAGGAATCTTTGTTGGTCTCTGTACAGAGGTTAAAGGATGAAGCAAGAG ATTTAAGACAAGAACTAGCTGTTCGGGAGAGACAGCAGGAAGTAACGAGAAAgtcggctcccagttctccaactcTAGACTGTGAAAAGATGGATTCTGCTGTCCAAGCATCACTTTCTTTGCCAGCTACTCCTGTTGGCAAAGGAACAGAGAACAGCTTTCCTTCACCAAAAG ctATACCAAACGGCTTTGGTACCAGTCCACTGACTCCTTCAGCTAGGATATCAGCACTAAACATCGTGGGGGACCTCTTACGGAAAGTAGGG GCTTTAGAATCCAAATTAGCAGCTTGCAGGAATTTTGCAAAGGACCAAGCATCACGAAAATCCTATATTTCAGGGAATGTTAACTGTGGGGTGATGAATAGCAACGGCACGAAGTTCTCTCGATCAGGGCACACGTCTTTCTTCGACAAAGG
- the NDEL1 gene encoding nuclear distribution protein nudE-like 1 isoform X8, translating into MDGEDIPDFSSLKEETAYWKELSLKYKQSFQEARDELVEFQEGSRELEAELEAQLVQAEQRNRDLQADNQRLKYEVEALKEKLEHQYAQSYKQVSVLEDDLSQTRAIKEQLHKYVRELEQANDDLERAKRATIVSLEDFEQRLNQAIERNAFLESELDEKESLLVSVQRLKDEARDLRQELAVRERQQEVTRKSAPSSPTLDCEKMDSAVQASLSLPATPVGKGTENSFPSPKAIPNGFGTSPLTPSARISALNIVGDLLRKVGALESKLAACRNFAKDQASRKSYISGNVNCGVMNSNGTKFSRSGHTSFFDKGGMEWLG; encoded by the exons ATGGATGGTGAAGATATACCAGATTTTTCAAGTTTAAAGGAGGAAACTGCTTATTGGAAGGAACTTTCCTTGAAGTATAAACAAAG CTTCCAGGAAGCTCGGGATGAGCTAGTTGAATTccaggaaggaagcagagaattAGAAGCAGAGTTGGAGGCACAGTTAGTACAGGCTGAACAAAGAAATAGAGACTTGCAAGCTGATAACCAAAGACTGAAGTATGAAGTGGAAGCATTAAAG GAGAAACTGGAGCATCAGTATGCACAGAGCTACAAGCAGGTCTCAGTATTAGAAGATGATCTAAGTCAGACCCGGGCCATTAAGGAGCAGCTACATAAGTACGTGAGGGAGCTGGAGCAGGCCAACGACGACCTGGAGCGGGCAAAGCG ggcaaCAATAGTTTCGCTGGAAGACTTTGAACAAAGGCTAAATCAAGCCATTGAACGAAATGCATTTTTAGAAAGTGAACTTGATGAAAAGGAATCTTTGTTGGTCTCTGTACAGAGGTTAAAGGATGAAGCAAGAG ATTTAAGACAAGAACTAGCTGTTCGGGAGAGACAGCAGGAAGTAACGAGAAAgtcggctcccagttctccaactcTAGACTGTGAAAAGATGGATTCTGCTGTCCAAGCATCACTTTCTTTGCCAGCTACTCCTGTTGGCAAAGGAACAGAGAACAGCTTTCCTTCACCAAAAG ctATACCAAACGGCTTTGGTACCAGTCCACTGACTCCTTCAGCTAGGATATCAGCACTAAACATCGTGGGGGACCTCTTACGGAAAGTAGGG GCTTTAGAATCCAAATTAGCAGCTTGCAGGAATTTTGCAAAGGACCAAGCATCACGAAAATCCTATATTTCAGGGAATGTTAACTGTGGGGTGATGAATAGCAACGGCACGAAGTTCTCTCGATCAGGGCACACGTCTTTCTTCGACAAAGG
- the NDEL1 gene encoding nuclear distribution protein nudE-like 1 isoform X1 has translation MDGEDIPDFSSLKEETAYWKELSLKYKQSFQEARDELVEFQEGSRELEAELEAQLVQAEQRNRDLQADNQRLKYEVEALKEKLEHQYAQSYKQVSVLEDDLSQTRAIKEQLHKYVRELEQANDDLERAKRATIVSLEDFEQRLNQAIERNAFLESELDEKESLLVSVQRLKDEARDLRQELAVRERQQEVTRKSAPSSPTLDCEKMDSAVQASLSLPATPVGKGTENSFPSPKAIPNGFGTSPLTPSARISALNIVGDLLRKVGALESKLAACRNFAKDQASRKSYISGNVNCGVMNSNGTKFSRSGHTSFFDKGQEKVIFPTLFMVLCCPLGHCPSALLLLSKTKCGQ, from the exons ATGGATGGTGAAGATATACCAGATTTTTCAAGTTTAAAGGAGGAAACTGCTTATTGGAAGGAACTTTCCTTGAAGTATAAACAAAG CTTCCAGGAAGCTCGGGATGAGCTAGTTGAATTccaggaaggaagcagagaattAGAAGCAGAGTTGGAGGCACAGTTAGTACAGGCTGAACAAAGAAATAGAGACTTGCAAGCTGATAACCAAAGACTGAAGTATGAAGTGGAAGCATTAAAG GAGAAACTGGAGCATCAGTATGCACAGAGCTACAAGCAGGTCTCAGTATTAGAAGATGATCTAAGTCAGACCCGGGCCATTAAGGAGCAGCTACATAAGTACGTGAGGGAGCTGGAGCAGGCCAACGACGACCTGGAGCGGGCAAAGCG ggcaaCAATAGTTTCGCTGGAAGACTTTGAACAAAGGCTAAATCAAGCCATTGAACGAAATGCATTTTTAGAAAGTGAACTTGATGAAAAGGAATCTTTGTTGGTCTCTGTACAGAGGTTAAAGGATGAAGCAAGAG ATTTAAGACAAGAACTAGCTGTTCGGGAGAGACAGCAGGAAGTAACGAGAAAgtcggctcccagttctccaactcTAGACTGTGAAAAGATGGATTCTGCTGTCCAAGCATCACTTTCTTTGCCAGCTACTCCTGTTGGCAAAGGAACAGAGAACAGCTTTCCTTCACCAAAAG ctATACCAAACGGCTTTGGTACCAGTCCACTGACTCCTTCAGCTAGGATATCAGCACTAAACATCGTGGGGGACCTCTTACGGAAAGTAGGG GCTTTAGAATCCAAATTAGCAGCTTGCAGGAATTTTGCAAAGGACCAAGCATCACGAAAATCCTATATTTCAGGGAATGTTAACTGTGGGGTGATGAATAGCAACGGCACGAAGTTCTCTCGATCAGGGCACACGTCTTTCTTCGACAAAGG
- the NDEL1 gene encoding nuclear distribution protein nudE-like 1 isoform X7, whose amino-acid sequence MDGEDIPDFSSLKEETAYWKELSLKYKQSFQEARDELVEFQEGSRELEAELEAQLVQAEQRNRDLQADNQRLKYEVEALKEKLEHQYAQSYKQVSVLEDDLSQTRAIKEQLHKYVRELEQANDDLERAKRATIVSLEDFEQRLNQAIERNAFLESELDEKESLLVSVQRLKDEARDLRQELAVRERQQEVTRKSAPSSPTLDCEKMDSAVQASLSLPATPVGKGTENSFPSPKAIPNGFGTSPLTPSARISALNIVGDLLRKVGALESKLAACRNFAKDQASRKSYISGNVNCGVMNSNGTKFSRSGHTSFFDKGLSSWETV is encoded by the exons ATGGATGGTGAAGATATACCAGATTTTTCAAGTTTAAAGGAGGAAACTGCTTATTGGAAGGAACTTTCCTTGAAGTATAAACAAAG CTTCCAGGAAGCTCGGGATGAGCTAGTTGAATTccaggaaggaagcagagaattAGAAGCAGAGTTGGAGGCACAGTTAGTACAGGCTGAACAAAGAAATAGAGACTTGCAAGCTGATAACCAAAGACTGAAGTATGAAGTGGAAGCATTAAAG GAGAAACTGGAGCATCAGTATGCACAGAGCTACAAGCAGGTCTCAGTATTAGAAGATGATCTAAGTCAGACCCGGGCCATTAAGGAGCAGCTACATAAGTACGTGAGGGAGCTGGAGCAGGCCAACGACGACCTGGAGCGGGCAAAGCG ggcaaCAATAGTTTCGCTGGAAGACTTTGAACAAAGGCTAAATCAAGCCATTGAACGAAATGCATTTTTAGAAAGTGAACTTGATGAAAAGGAATCTTTGTTGGTCTCTGTACAGAGGTTAAAGGATGAAGCAAGAG ATTTAAGACAAGAACTAGCTGTTCGGGAGAGACAGCAGGAAGTAACGAGAAAgtcggctcccagttctccaactcTAGACTGTGAAAAGATGGATTCTGCTGTCCAAGCATCACTTTCTTTGCCAGCTACTCCTGTTGGCAAAGGAACAGAGAACAGCTTTCCTTCACCAAAAG ctATACCAAACGGCTTTGGTACCAGTCCACTGACTCCTTCAGCTAGGATATCAGCACTAAACATCGTGGGGGACCTCTTACGGAAAGTAGGG GCTTTAGAATCCAAATTAGCAGCTTGCAGGAATTTTGCAAAGGACCAAGCATCACGAAAATCCTATATTTCAGGGAATGTTAACTGTGGGGTGATGAATAGCAACGGCACGAAGTTCTCTCGATCAGGGCACACGTCTTTCTTCGACAAAGG
- the NDEL1 gene encoding nuclear distribution protein nudE-like 1 isoform X6 codes for MDGEDIPDFSSLKEETAYWKELSLKYKQSFQEARDELVEFQEGSRELEAELEAQLVQAEQRNRDLQADNQRLKYEVEALKEKLEHQYAQSYKQVSVLEDDLSQTRAIKEQLHKYVRELEQANDDLERAKRATIVSLEDFEQRLNQAIERNAFLESELDEKESLLVSVQRLKDEARDLRQELAVRERQQEVTRKSAPSSPTLDCEKMDSAVQASLSLPATPVGKGTENSFPSPKAIPNGFGTSPLTPSARISALNIVGDLLRKVGALESKLAACRNFAKDQASRKSYISGNVNCGVMNSNGTKFSRSGHTSFFDKGQEKVIFPTLFMGQ; via the exons ATGGATGGTGAAGATATACCAGATTTTTCAAGTTTAAAGGAGGAAACTGCTTATTGGAAGGAACTTTCCTTGAAGTATAAACAAAG CTTCCAGGAAGCTCGGGATGAGCTAGTTGAATTccaggaaggaagcagagaattAGAAGCAGAGTTGGAGGCACAGTTAGTACAGGCTGAACAAAGAAATAGAGACTTGCAAGCTGATAACCAAAGACTGAAGTATGAAGTGGAAGCATTAAAG GAGAAACTGGAGCATCAGTATGCACAGAGCTACAAGCAGGTCTCAGTATTAGAAGATGATCTAAGTCAGACCCGGGCCATTAAGGAGCAGCTACATAAGTACGTGAGGGAGCTGGAGCAGGCCAACGACGACCTGGAGCGGGCAAAGCG ggcaaCAATAGTTTCGCTGGAAGACTTTGAACAAAGGCTAAATCAAGCCATTGAACGAAATGCATTTTTAGAAAGTGAACTTGATGAAAAGGAATCTTTGTTGGTCTCTGTACAGAGGTTAAAGGATGAAGCAAGAG ATTTAAGACAAGAACTAGCTGTTCGGGAGAGACAGCAGGAAGTAACGAGAAAgtcggctcccagttctccaactcTAGACTGTGAAAAGATGGATTCTGCTGTCCAAGCATCACTTTCTTTGCCAGCTACTCCTGTTGGCAAAGGAACAGAGAACAGCTTTCCTTCACCAAAAG ctATACCAAACGGCTTTGGTACCAGTCCACTGACTCCTTCAGCTAGGATATCAGCACTAAACATCGTGGGGGACCTCTTACGGAAAGTAGGG GCTTTAGAATCCAAATTAGCAGCTTGCAGGAATTTTGCAAAGGACCAAGCATCACGAAAATCCTATATTTCAGGGAATGTTAACTGTGGGGTGATGAATAGCAACGGCACGAAGTTCTCTCGATCAGGGCACACGTCTTTCTTCGACAAAGG
- the NDEL1 gene encoding nuclear distribution protein nudE-like 1 isoform X5 encodes MDGEDIPDFSSLKEETAYWKELSLKYKQSFQEARDELVEFQEGSRELEAELEAQLVQAEQRNRDLQADNQRLKYEVEALKEKLEHQYAQSYKQVSVLEDDLSQTRAIKEQLHKYVRELEQANDDLERAKRATIVSLEDFEQRLNQAIERNAFLESELDEKESLLVSVQRLKDEARDLRQELAVRERQQEVTRKSAPSSPTLDCEKMDSAVQASLSLPATPVGKGTENSFPSPKAIPNGFGTSPLTPSARISALNIVGDLLRKVGALESKLAACRNFAKDQASRKSYISGNVNCGVMNSNGTKFSRSGHTSFFDKGPVLSTGTLPFGSFAAL; translated from the exons ATGGATGGTGAAGATATACCAGATTTTTCAAGTTTAAAGGAGGAAACTGCTTATTGGAAGGAACTTTCCTTGAAGTATAAACAAAG CTTCCAGGAAGCTCGGGATGAGCTAGTTGAATTccaggaaggaagcagagaattAGAAGCAGAGTTGGAGGCACAGTTAGTACAGGCTGAACAAAGAAATAGAGACTTGCAAGCTGATAACCAAAGACTGAAGTATGAAGTGGAAGCATTAAAG GAGAAACTGGAGCATCAGTATGCACAGAGCTACAAGCAGGTCTCAGTATTAGAAGATGATCTAAGTCAGACCCGGGCCATTAAGGAGCAGCTACATAAGTACGTGAGGGAGCTGGAGCAGGCCAACGACGACCTGGAGCGGGCAAAGCG ggcaaCAATAGTTTCGCTGGAAGACTTTGAACAAAGGCTAAATCAAGCCATTGAACGAAATGCATTTTTAGAAAGTGAACTTGATGAAAAGGAATCTTTGTTGGTCTCTGTACAGAGGTTAAAGGATGAAGCAAGAG ATTTAAGACAAGAACTAGCTGTTCGGGAGAGACAGCAGGAAGTAACGAGAAAgtcggctcccagttctccaactcTAGACTGTGAAAAGATGGATTCTGCTGTCCAAGCATCACTTTCTTTGCCAGCTACTCCTGTTGGCAAAGGAACAGAGAACAGCTTTCCTTCACCAAAAG ctATACCAAACGGCTTTGGTACCAGTCCACTGACTCCTTCAGCTAGGATATCAGCACTAAACATCGTGGGGGACCTCTTACGGAAAGTAGGG GCTTTAGAATCCAAATTAGCAGCTTGCAGGAATTTTGCAAAGGACCAAGCATCACGAAAATCCTATATTTCAGGGAATGTTAACTGTGGGGTGATGAATAGCAACGGCACGAAGTTCTCTCGATCAGGGCACACGTCTTTCTTCGACAAAGG
- the NDEL1 gene encoding nuclear distribution protein nudE-like 1 isoform X4 has protein sequence MDGEDIPDFSSLKEETAYWKELSLKYKQSFQEARDELVEFQEGSRELEAELEAQLVQAEQRNRDLQADNQRLKYEVEALKEKLEHQYAQSYKQVSVLEDDLSQTRAIKEQLHKYVRELEQANDDLERAKRATIVSLEDFEQRLNQAIERNAFLESELDEKESLLVSVQRLKDEARDLRQELAVRERQQEVTRKSAPSSPTLDCEKMDSAVQASLSLPATPVGKGTENSFPSPKAIPNGFGTSPLTPSARISALNIVGDLLRKVGALESKLAACRNFAKDQASRKSYISGNVNCGVMNSNGTKFSRSGHTSFFDKGVILCAAVSTGDAVLLKSILYCWLQNFTLSC, from the exons ATGGATGGTGAAGATATACCAGATTTTTCAAGTTTAAAGGAGGAAACTGCTTATTGGAAGGAACTTTCCTTGAAGTATAAACAAAG CTTCCAGGAAGCTCGGGATGAGCTAGTTGAATTccaggaaggaagcagagaattAGAAGCAGAGTTGGAGGCACAGTTAGTACAGGCTGAACAAAGAAATAGAGACTTGCAAGCTGATAACCAAAGACTGAAGTATGAAGTGGAAGCATTAAAG GAGAAACTGGAGCATCAGTATGCACAGAGCTACAAGCAGGTCTCAGTATTAGAAGATGATCTAAGTCAGACCCGGGCCATTAAGGAGCAGCTACATAAGTACGTGAGGGAGCTGGAGCAGGCCAACGACGACCTGGAGCGGGCAAAGCG ggcaaCAATAGTTTCGCTGGAAGACTTTGAACAAAGGCTAAATCAAGCCATTGAACGAAATGCATTTTTAGAAAGTGAACTTGATGAAAAGGAATCTTTGTTGGTCTCTGTACAGAGGTTAAAGGATGAAGCAAGAG ATTTAAGACAAGAACTAGCTGTTCGGGAGAGACAGCAGGAAGTAACGAGAAAgtcggctcccagttctccaactcTAGACTGTGAAAAGATGGATTCTGCTGTCCAAGCATCACTTTCTTTGCCAGCTACTCCTGTTGGCAAAGGAACAGAGAACAGCTTTCCTTCACCAAAAG ctATACCAAACGGCTTTGGTACCAGTCCACTGACTCCTTCAGCTAGGATATCAGCACTAAACATCGTGGGGGACCTCTTACGGAAAGTAGGG GCTTTAGAATCCAAATTAGCAGCTTGCAGGAATTTTGCAAAGGACCAAGCATCACGAAAATCCTATATTTCAGGGAATGTTAACTGTGGGGTGATGAATAGCAACGGCACGAAGTTCTCTCGATCAGGGCACACGTCTTTCTTCGACAAAGG